The genomic stretch TGGGCAAAGACAAACCAAGTTTCAGAAGTAAACTACCATTTTATGTAAAAGATTATAACATCTGCAAAATTTGGCAACTCAGTCATAAAAGAAATTGTGTTGAAATTGCAGATGATGAAGTGGGCCAATGTTGGCATATCAAATGTGGCTGGAGAAGTAGCTTTGGTGGCTGGACTAGTAATGTGGGGAACAAGTTTTCCCAACATAAGGCGAAAGATTTTtgagctcttcttcttcactcATCATCTCTATGTTGTCTTTGTAGTCTTCTTTGTTTTACATGTGGGGTTCTCCTATGCTTGCATAATGCTCCCTGGCTTTTACCTCTTCTTGATTGATAGGTACTTGCGGTTTCTACAATCCCATCAAAAAATTCGAGTCCTTTCAGCCCGGTTTTTACCTTGTCAGGCTGTTGAATTAAACTTCTCCAAGTGCCCAGGTGAAGAATTCAGAAATAAATTTAATGTCATCACTGACTGCTATAAAATCCAAACTTCATTAAACACATTTTCATAACTTGATTGATTATAGGGTTGAGCTATTCTCCAAGAAGCATGGTTTTCTTAAATGTACCCGGAATTTCCAAGCTGCAATGGCATCCTTTTACTGTTACTTCTAGCAGCAACTTGGAGCCTCATAAGCTGAGTGTTGTTATCAAAAGTGAAGGAAGATGGTCTCAGAACTTGTGTGAAAGTCTCTCATTCTCTCCACAAATGGATCGCGTAGAGATCTCCATTGAAGGACCTTATGGACCTTCTTCATTTGAATGTCAAAGGTAAAAAGTCCTATCAAGGGACTTCAACTCAGTAAGTTTTACGACCAATTAAGGCCAAATATAAAGTACTTCAGTAAATTCTGAGTGCAGGCATGAAACACTTGTGATGATAAGCGGAGGAAGCGGAATAACACCTTTCATCTCCATTATCCGCGAGCTCCTCTTCATAGCCAACAAGACCACCGACAAGACTCCAAGCATATTCCTCATTTGCACCTTTAAGACCTATGTGGATCTCACCATGTTAGACTTTATCATCCCATCTTCAGGCATCAGTTCTGACATTTCTCGCTTGAAACTTCAAATCGAAGCCTATGTCACAAGAGAGAAACATCCCCCAACTGAGACATCTCTCAACCTCCCCCAAACAATAGTCTGGTTTAAACCAGACTCGTTAGATTTGCCAGTTTATGCAATTTTGGGACAGAACAGTTGGCTGTGGCTTGCATTGATTATTTCAGCTTCTTTCCTCACTTTCCTTGTGCTCATGGGAATCCTcacaagatattatatatatcCAATTGACCATAACTCTGATATGATGTACTCTTTCTCTACCAAATCTTCTATCAACATGTTATTCATGTGCATCTCCATAGTCACAATTGCAACTGTGTGCTTTCTTTCAAACATGAAGCAAGGGAGGAACGCAAGGCCAAGCACATTGTGCCACAATGCTGGTGATGATAGGGAGTTGGAAAGCCTTCCTTACCAGTCTTTGATCCAAGCCACAACAGTGCACCATGGAACCAGACCTGATCTCAAAAGTATTTATAGACGCTTGCCATCTCTTTTAGTACTGAATCTTTCTTTCTTCACAAACCACAGTTGAATGGAGAGCTTTAACATGTATCT from Humulus lupulus chromosome 5, drHumLupu1.1, whole genome shotgun sequence encodes the following:
- the LOC133778987 gene encoding ferric reduction oxidase 2-like yields the protein MEKETDSFLGMKKLQSAILYTVMMVFVGYIFIWFIMPTNTFFLHWLPDIHAKTDSTYFGLQGANILIYSFPVLFIATLSCLYLHLRKKMVDNNTESIMKNVNWMPWMRPVLMKGPLGIVSWMELYFLAMFIALLVWSLCSYLHGMFTNINQQAAQMSESVWEAKLKSSALMLGLVGNICLAFLFFPVTRGSSILQLIGLTSESSIRYHIWLGHIAMTLFTAHGLCYILFWAKTNQVSEMMKWANVGISNVAGEVALVAGLVMWGTSFPNIRRKIFELFFFTHHLYVVFVVFFVLHVGFSYACIMLPGFYLFLIDRYLRFLQSHQKIRVLSARFLPCQAVELNFSKCPGLSYSPRSMVFLNVPGISKLQWHPFTVTSSSNLEPHKLSVVIKSEGRWSQNLCESLSFSPQMDRVEISIEGPYGPSSFECQRHETLVMISGGSGITPFISIIRELLFIANKTTDKTPSIFLICTFKTYVDLTMLDFIIPSSGISSDISRLKLQIEAYVTREKHPPTETSLNLPQTIVWFKPDSLDLPVYAILGQNSWLWLALIISASFLTFLVLMGILTRYYIYPIDHNSDMMYSFSTKSSINMLFMCISIVTIATVCFLSNMKQGRNARPSTLCHNAGDDRELESLPYQSLIQATTVHHGTRPDLKRILTELKSSSVGVLVSGPKTMRQEVAAICSSGSANNIHFQSSSFSW